From Gimesia panareensis, the proteins below share one genomic window:
- a CDS encoding OmpH family outer membrane protein has protein sequence MKKLITSAMVLAIVGGFACFTETASAQGNAQSKASVVHKVGLIDMAHVFKNYEKFTALREELKAEIQQSDAKAKAMAEQIQAVQKEMQDFKQGSPEYLAREKQLAQAASDFEAFRKVAQRDFLRKESRIYHTIYMEVTDTVKKYAKIYNYTLIMRFNRESLDTDDPKKLIQGMNRQVVFHRADDDITLSVLDYLNRNYKSQKTATGPAPGSNRQ, from the coding sequence GTGAAAAAATTAATTACATCAGCTATGGTTCTTGCGATTGTCGGTGGTTTCGCCTGTTTCACTGAAACAGCGTCAGCACAGGGCAATGCTCAAAGCAAGGCTTCAGTCGTACACAAAGTGGGCCTGATTGATATGGCTCATGTGTTCAAGAACTATGAAAAGTTCACCGCTCTGCGGGAAGAGCTGAAAGCGGAAATCCAGCAAAGTGATGCCAAAGCGAAAGCGATGGCAGAGCAGATTCAGGCTGTTCAGAAAGAAATGCAGGATTTCAAACAGGGCAGCCCCGAGTACCTGGCTCGCGAAAAACAGCTCGCCCAGGCCGCTTCCGACTTCGAAGCATTCCGCAAAGTCGCCCAGCGTGATTTTCTGCGGAAAGAATCTCGGATCTATCACACCATCTACATGGAAGTGACAGATACCGTCAAGAAGTATGCCAAGATCTACAACTACACTCTGATCATGCGGTTTAATCGCGAAAGTCTCGACACCGATGATCCCAAGAAGCTGATCCAGGGCATGAATCGTCAGGTCGTTTTCCATCGTGCCGACGATGACATCACCCTGTCAGTTCTGGACTATCTGAACCGTAACTACAAGAGCCAGAAAACTGCGACTGGTCCTGCACCAGGTTCGAATCGTCAGTAG